A region from the Methanofollis liminatans DSM 4140 genome encodes:
- a CDS encoding toprim domain-containing protein: protein MTEWNALMEDVCRFYEQHLTDEHRAFLLTRYGFQPWFVERSRLGYAPADSSTALLLHLMDRGYSGEEIIASGTVGRWTKGGKTGVGDLFRGRRVFPYLDGDGTPEYFTGRQTDETPAYGDREPAKYVKQIVTETGPKEPIFGRWSVIDGEPLIITEGISDALAVLQDCRPCISPVTTSFKRVRIDEAAAYCRRAGAVYVIMDSEESGAGPKGATKTAHALLAHGIERVYIGTLPRPDGIEKVDLNDYLRGGGDLAPILAEAIPAGEHPGVQEERRQEILAGCASLRSAVSQERWKRSGKKKGNTDDIDDLKRRMPSLSAYTGIAPGKRGPHPVYGSTHGDNFAVSRDGETWTSFHGGNETGKSGNLFKLIALEQRFLSDEGQPLRGEAFKQTIAYCRERWT, encoded by the coding sequence ATGACCGAATGGAACGCCCTCATGGAAGACGTCTGTCGTTTCTATGAGCAGCACCTGACCGACGAGCACCGGGCCTTTCTCCTCACCCGGTACGGATTCCAGCCGTGGTTTGTGGAGCGTTCCCGCCTCGGTTACGCCCCGGCAGACAGTAGTACGGCCCTCCTCCTGCACCTGATGGACCGGGGGTATAGCGGCGAGGAGATCATCGCTTCCGGCACGGTGGGCCGGTGGACGAAGGGCGGCAAAACCGGCGTTGGCGACCTCTTTCGGGGCCGGCGCGTGTTCCCTTACCTGGATGGTGACGGGACGCCAGAATACTTCACCGGCAGGCAGACCGACGAGACCCCAGCGTATGGCGACCGGGAGCCGGCGAAGTACGTGAAGCAGATCGTCACGGAGACCGGCCCGAAAGAACCGATCTTCGGCCGATGGTCGGTCATCGACGGCGAACCGCTGATTATCACGGAGGGGATCAGCGACGCCCTCGCGGTGCTGCAGGACTGCCGGCCGTGCATCTCGCCGGTGACAACCTCCTTCAAGCGTGTGCGGATCGACGAGGCCGCCGCGTACTGCCGCCGGGCCGGTGCGGTCTATGTGATCATGGACAGCGAGGAGAGCGGGGCCGGGCCGAAGGGTGCGACAAAGACCGCCCACGCCCTCCTTGCGCATGGGATCGAGCGGGTGTATATCGGGACGCTGCCGCGGCCCGATGGGATCGAGAAGGTGGATCTCAACGACTATCTCAGGGGCGGGGGCGACCTTGCCCCGATCCTCGCCGAAGCAATCCCAGCCGGCGAGCACCCGGGGGTGCAGGAGGAAAGGCGGCAGGAGATCCTTGCCGGGTGTGCCTCCCTCCGGTCCGCCGTCTCTCAGGAACGGTGGAAGAGGAGCGGGAAAAAGAAAGGCAATACGGACGACATCGACGACCTGAAACGCCGCATGCCCTCCCTCTCCGCCTATACCGGCATCGCCCCAGGGAAACGGGGGCCTCACCCGGTCTATGGATCGACGCACGGCGACAACTTCGCCGTATCGAGAGACGGCGAGACCTGGACCTCTTTCCACGGCGGGAACGAGACCGGGAAATCAGGGAACCTGTT